A segment of the Georgenia sp. M64 genome:
GGCGAGGAGACGTCTTCGCCGCTGCAGCACAATCTCCGTGCACCTGACGAGCGGAACCTGTGGCGATCGTGCAGGAGGCCGCTGACACCGACACCGACTGTCGGTAGGGACACCTAGCATGTCGCGCATGACCGAGGAGGCGACGGCGGAGCTCGGCCCGGACCCCTGGGCCGCCTACCTCGCGGGTCCGGAGTCCATCCCGTCCTACCTGACCTCCCGTCACGCGGCGCAGTACCGCACCGTCGTCGACGTCCTCCTCGCCACGCAGGACTCCTCGCTCACCGGCATGAGCTTCGACGAGGCACGCTCCGCCGTCGTCGCGCACCTGACGACAGTCCTCGACAGCGAGACGGCGCGGCGACTCACCGACGAGGAGGTGTTCCCGCTCGAGGCCCGTCTCGAGCAGCTGGCGGACTGGGGTGTGCTGACCCGGTGGCAGGAGCCAGCCCGCAGCGGCGAGGACTTCCTGCGCAGGCGCGACCGGTACCAGCTGACCCCGCGGGCGGCGGCGCTGCACCACTTCTGGCGGACGCTGGGCGACGACGTCGAGCCCGAGGCCGACATCGCCCTGGCCCCGCGGGCGATACGCGAGCGCGCGGAGGCGTTCGAGGCCGCCGTGCTGGCCGCGGACTACACCTCGGCCGCCAACGAGTTCGCCCAGATCAAGGTCCAGCGCGAGTCGATGGCCCGGGCCGCCCGCTCCTGGCAGCGGACCCTGGCCCACGCGCTGGCCGGACGTCCCGAGGAGCACAAGCAGGACCTGCTCTGGCAGACCCTCGCGGCCTACATCGCGATGTGGGGCGAGCAGGTCGATGTCCACTCCCCCGCGATCTCCGCGGCGCTGGACCGCCTGGACACCCACCTCGACACGGGCGTCTGGCGGGCGTGCGCGCGCGCCTCCATGGGTGAGGCCGCCCCGGAGTCGGCGGTCGACGCGTCGGTCGAGCGGTGGCGCGAGGCCTGGGTGGTGCTGCGTCGCTGGTTCGACGGCCCCGACTCCCAGGCGCGGAGCCTGCGCCGGCAGCTGCGCGACCTCGTCTCCCCCTGGGCGCGCAACATGGGCATCCTCATGGGGTCGGCGGGGACCGTGTCGCGGCGCGGCGACCTCCTCGCCCTCGCCACCGCGATCGAGCGTGCCGAAAGCGATGACGTCGCCTGGCGGCTGTGGGACGTCACGACCGGGCTGTTCTCCGCCCGGCACCTGCTCGTCGCCGCCCCCTCGGCCGAGGATCAGCGACTCTCCTGGGCCGAGGCACCGCCGGCGCCGATCGCCACCCGGTTCCGGGAGCAGGGTGCCCGCGCCGTGGCCGGCCGGGTCTCCCGGGCGCCGAGCTTCGCCGAGGGACGCCGGCTCTCCCGACTGGCGCGCCAGCAGCGCGAGGCCGGGCGCGAGGAGGCCATCGCCCGCCTGCGGGCCCGGTCCGGCACCCGGGTGGGGACCTGGCCCCCGATCGACCGCGAGGAGCTCACGGTGCTGCTGGACCTGTTCGCGACCGTGACGCGCCTGAGCCGACACGGCGACGGCCACGACCGCACCGCCGTCACCGAGGACGGCCGCTGGCGGGTGCGCCTGACCGAACCGGAGCCCGGCGCGGTGGTGGTCCTCGACTCCCCGGACGGTGCGCTCGCCGTGCGGGACTGGCACTTCGAGATGACGCCGGCATGACGCAGTCGACTCGCGAGCTCCAGGTCGCCTTCACGTCGCTGCTGGCCACGCCCGCGCTCTCCCGCGCCGCCAGCCCCGAGATCTTCCACCTCGTGCGCCGGCACCAGCACCGCCTCGCCGAGTGGTTCGACACCCGCCTGGGCTACCGGCTCGTCCTGTCGGCCACCACGGCCCGGCTGGTCCGGCTCGCCTCGCCCACTGGCGTCGTCTCGCCCGCGCCCTTCGAAACCGTCCCCCGGCGGGCCCTCGTCCTGGCGCTGCTGGCGGCCGCGGTCGCGGAGGACGCCGACGAGATCACCTCCACGCAGGAGCTCTCCGACCGGGTCAGTGTGCTCTCGGCACGCGAGGAGGTCGGTGTGGAGGCCTACGACCCCGACCGGTTCGCCGAGCGCCGGACGTTCGTCCAGGGGCTCGGGATGCTGCTGCGGGCCGGGGCGCTGGTTCCGCTGGCCCGACGCGACGAGGACGCCCGCGAGGGCTGGGCCCACCAGCGCGACCAGGTGGGCGGCGCGTACCAGGTCCAGCGCGAGATGCTCCTGCGACTGGTCCATCCCGCGAACCTCACCGCCGCGCTCCGCGCCGGCCCGCACGGCCCGCGCACGGACGGACCCGGCGGGCACGGGCCCACCGACACCGCCGAGCACCCTGCCCGGTTCGGAGTGATGCGCCGGATCGTGGAGCTGCCGGTCTGCCTCGTGGCCGACCTCGCACCCCGGGAGCAGGAGTACCTGGCCGGCCAGCGCCCGCGGATCGCCCAGTGGTGCGAGGAGATGACGGGCTGGACCCTCGAGCACCGCCGGGAGGGGGTCGCGCTCGTCCCGGACCACGAGGGCGGGACGGACCTGCCGTTCCCCCGTCCTCGGGCCCGCGACTTCGCGGCCCTCATGGTGCTCGGCGAGCTGGTGCGGGCGGCACCGCCCGCCGGGTCTGCCGCGCCGGTCGTGTCCCGGGAGGACCTGCTCGGCGCCGCCGACCGGGTCCGGACCACCTACCCCAGGGCCATGACGAAGGATCTGGCCGGCACCGGCGCCGTCGCCGACCGGTCGGTCGAGCTGCTGGTCGCCCTCGACCTGCTCCGGCCCGGCCCGGCCCCCGGCTCGTGGCACCTCATGCCGGCCGCGGCGCGTTTCCGCGACCCGGCGGTCTCCGTCGCCGACCCCCCGCGCGACGAGGCACAGCCAAGGCCCAAGAAACAGAGCACCCTGTTCGACACGGAGGTCTTCTCATGATGGACCCGGGACGGTGGCTCGCCGCGCAAGCCACCGGTGCACTGCCCCTGCCCACGCGGCAGCGCTGGCAGCCCCTGCGCGTGGGCATCGTCAACCTGTGGGAGTACGACCGCGCCGAGTTCTGGTGCGCCGACGGACGGCTGATCCTGCGCGGTGCCAACGGCTCCGGAAAGACCAAGGTCCTCGAGCTGACCACGCTGATGCTCCTGCGCGGGGAGATCGCCCCGGCCGTGCTCGACCCCTTCGGCAGCCGGAACCGGACCATGGGGTACAACCTGCTCGCGTCCGGACAGGGCGACGACCCGCGGCCGGTCGTCGACGCCGCCACCGGCTACTCGTGGGTGGAGTTCGGCCGGCTCGACGACCACGGCGACCCGCAGTTCGTCGTCGCCGGGGTCGGGGCCTCGGCCCGGCGGGCCGCCGGCAACCCCGCGATCACGTCCTGGCGGTTCGTCACCCACCTGCGACCGGGCCGCGACCTCGAGCTCGTGCAGGACCGGCGGGTCCTGCCGGAGAAGGAGCTGCGCGCCCTGCCCGGGATGACGGTCTTCTCCAGCGCCGCGGCCTACCGGGAACGCCTCTCCACCGAGATCTTCGGCCTCTCCGCCGGCGCCTACGACAACCTCACGAACCTCCTGCGGGAGCTCCGGGTGCCCAAGCTCGGCGAGCGGCTCAACCCCGCCACCCTGGCCGCCACGCTGCGCGACGCCCTGCCGCCGCTCGCGTCCCACGAGGTCAGCCAGCTCGCGGACGGCTGGGACGGGCTGGAGTCACTGCGCGAGCGGATGGCCCAGACCGAACGCGCCGCCCGTGCCGTCGCCCGGTACGTCGCCGACAGCTGGCGGCCCTGGGCCCGCGCCGTCGTCGAGCAGCGCGCGAGCGAGATGGCGGTTGCCACCTCACGCCTGGACCGCACCACCCGGGACCGGCGCCAGGCGCAGGAGTCGCTCACGGCGAGCGAGGCGCTCGTGGAGACCACCCGGGTCGACGAGGCTGAGGCAGGTGCCGAGCTGCAGCGCCAGCGCGCCGCCCTGGCCGAGCTCATGGAGTCCGAGGCGTACCGCGACGCCCAGCAGGCCGAGCACCGCGTCACGAGCCTGCGGGACGAGACACGCCGGCTCACCACGCAGGCCGAGGACGCGGCCACCAGGCTGGCCGCGGCGGAGCGGGACCGCACGGACGTCGCGTCGCGCCATGCCGGCGCGGAGGACCGGCTGACCGAGGCTGTCGACGCGCGGGAGCGCGCCGCGGACCTGCTGCACGGCACCGCGGGACCGGCCGGGGTCGTCGTGACGCTGCCCGAGGACGCCCTCACCGCCGCGCTGCACGCCCTGCGCGCCACGGTCCAGCGACGCTCCGAACGCCTCCGCCACCTGCGCACCCTCAGCGCGGAGCACCAGCGTGCGGCGCGGACGGCGGAGGGCTCCGGCACCGAGCTGAGCACCCGCGAGGCCGACCTCGCCGGCGCCCAGCACGACGCCGACGGGCGTGCCGACGCCCTCGACGCCGCCGTGAGCAGCCTGCAGAGCGCGCTCGTCACGTGGGCGGGGCAGCTTCGTGAGCTCGACGGCGCCGCCTGGCTCCCCCGGTGGGAGGACGCCGTCGCCCAGCTCGACGTGCCCAACTCCGACCCGCCGGTCCTGCGCGACCTCGTCGACGAGGCCACCACCTCCCCGCGTCAGCTGCTCACCGCCGAGCTCGGCCGGCTCACCGCCGTGAGGTCCGAGATCGACAGGCGCCTGGACCGCACGGTCGAGGATCTCCGGCGCGAGCGGTCCACCACCGAGCAGAGCGTCCCCGAGCCCGTGGGCTGGCGACGGCGCGAACGTCCCGCTTCCGGCCCGCACGGTGCGCCGTTCTGGCGCTGCGTCGAGCCCGTCGGTCTCGACGACGACGCGGCCGCCACCCTCGAGGCGGCCCTGGCCGCGGCCGGCGTCCTCGACGCCTGGGTGAGCGAGACGGGTGCCCTGCTCAGCGCACCCGACGGCGCGGCCGAGGCCGAGGTGGTCCTGCGCCCCGGCACGCACGTGGACGGCCCGACCCTCACCGCCGTCCTTGCTCCCGCCGAGGGCTGCCCCCTGCCCGGGGAGACCGTCACCGCGCTGCTGGCCGCCATCGGCTGGGGCCGCCCCCCGGAGCCGGCGGACACCTGGTTCGACCCGGACGGCACCTGGTCCCTCGGGCCCCTCACGGGCCGGGCGGCACCGCTGCAGCCCGCGTCCTACCTCGGCGCCACGGCGCGGGAGGCGGCGCGCCTGCGACGGATCGCCCTCCTCGAGATGCAGGAGCGGGACCTGCGAGCCGACCTCGGCGCAGCGAGTCGCGCCCTCCAGGGTGTGCGGGACCGCCTGGCCCGCCTCGACACCGAGGTCCGGACCGTACCCGTCGACCACGACGCGAGGGCCGCCCGGACCGCCCTCGCGTCGGCCCTGCGCGCCGTCGCCGACGCCGAGCAGCGAGCGGCGGCGACCCGGCGCCGTCACGAGGAGAACCTCGGGGCGGTGAGCCAGGCGCGCGCCGCACTGACCCGGTACGCCTCGGAGCACGGGTTCTCCCCCGACGACGTCCCGGCGCAGGAGGAGGCGCTGCGGGCGTTCTCCGAAGCGCTGGAGCGGCTCGGGCACGCCGTCGCGATCGAGGACGAGCGGCGCCGTGCGGCCGCGGACGCCCACGACGCGCTCGACGTGGCCACCGCCCGCGTGGCCGTGGAGAACGAGGGCCGGGCGCGGCGGGTCGCCGAGCTCGAGGAGTGCCGCACACGCCTGCACACCCTCGAACGGATGATGCGCAAGGACCACTCCGAGGTGCTCGCGGAGCGGCAGCGCATCGACGACCACGTCCGCGAGCTCGAGACCTCCGTGCGCGAGCTGGGGCAGACGCTGCTCGCCGCCACCGTCGAGGCGGAGAAGGCCCGCGGCGTCCTGGACCGCCACGAGGAGGCCTACGTCGAGGCGGAGGGCCGACGGGACCGTGCGATGGCGGCGTGGTGGGTGGCGGCCGACGCCGGCCTGCTGTCGGCGCTGGAGATCGACGCCCCCGAGCGGCACACCGTCGAGACCGCCCGCGTCTCCGCCCGCGCCGCCCGCGGCTCGCTGTCGGTCTCGGCCGACGAGCTCGCGGCCGCCGTCGACCGGGCGTGGCGTTCATGCTTCGCCGCCACGGCCCGCCTCGCCGAGGAGCTCGCCACCGAGCGGGACGCCCGGCACCGCCAGGAGGCCGACGCCGTCCTGCAGGGTTTCGAGATCCTCGCGGACCCCGACGCGGGCTGGCAGCGGCCGGACCTGGCCGAGCAGTCGCTGACCGAGCAGCTCCACCGTCAGCGCGCGCACTTCGACGAGGAGCAGCACCGGGTCCTCGCGACCCTGCTGGGCTCGACCTTCATCGAGCACCTCAAGGAGCGCCTGGACTACACCCAGCGGACGTTCACCCGCATCAACGACCGGCTCGCCGAGCACCCGACGCGCCAGGGCCAGTCGGTCCGGCTGCGGTGGGAGCCGGACTCCCAGGACCCCGAGGCCGGTCAGGTCATCCACGCCCTCAGCCGCGGGTTCGACCAGCTCACCGCCGAGCGCCAGGAGCAGGTCCGCCAGTTCCTGTCCCGGCGCATCGAGGACGCGCGGGACAACGCGGAGGCCGACGGGCAGGACTGGCGCGAGAGCCTCCACCACGCGCTGGACTACCGCACCTGGCTGCGGATCACGCTGCAGTACCGGGCCGGCCGGGAGAGCGCCTGGGTGCCCTTCGACGCCGCGACGCACGGGTCGAAGTCCGGCGGGGAGAAGGTGGTCCTGCTGTCCCAGCCGCTCTTCGCGGCCGCCGTGGTCGCCTACGACTCGGCCCTGCCCACCGCCCCGCGCTGGGTCTGGCTGGACGAGGCCATGACCGGTGTCGACGCCGAGCTCAAGGCCTCCTTCCTGGGCCTGACCGTCGACTTCGACCTCGATCTCATGCTCACCGCGCACGACGAGTGGGGCACCTACCCGTCCGTGCCGGCGGTGGCCATCTACGACCTCGCCCGGGAGAAGGGGTTCCCGGGCGTCGACTCCGTGGTGTACCTGTGGGCGGGCGGCCGGCGGGTGAGGGTGGCGGACGTGGCGGCCGGGCCGGGCACGTCCGCGGCGGCGGTGGACGTCGAGTCCGAGCTCGACCTCGAGGGTGCACGTGGCTGACGCCGTCCCGCCCGGCCTCCGGGCGTGGGCGCAGACCGCCGGAGGCACCAAGGTGCTCGACGCCCTGCGGGAGCGGGGCCGCCGGGGAGCCTCCCTCGCGCGCGGGAAGGTCACCGCGGACCTGACCGAGGCCGAGCGGTCCGACGTCGGGCGTCTGCTGGGCACGCCCTGGGCGGTCGGTGCGGCGGCCGTCCGCGTGGAGCACGTGGCCAGGTCGCTGGCGGAGCACGGGCTCGACGTCCCGACGTTCCTGGAGAGGCTGGACGGGGCGCCGGTCATGCCGCGCAGCGCCGAGCGGGCCGCAGCCCGCGCCGGACGGGCCGAGGAGACGGACCGCGCCGTGCGGACACTGGTCGAGGCCGGCGTCGACGCCGACGTCGCGATGGC
Coding sequences within it:
- a CDS encoding DUF2397 domain-containing protein, which gives rise to MTEEATAELGPDPWAAYLAGPESIPSYLTSRHAAQYRTVVDVLLATQDSSLTGMSFDEARSAVVAHLTTVLDSETARRLTDEEVFPLEARLEQLADWGVLTRWQEPARSGEDFLRRRDRYQLTPRAAALHHFWRTLGDDVEPEADIALAPRAIRERAEAFEAAVLAADYTSAANEFAQIKVQRESMARAARSWQRTLAHALAGRPEEHKQDLLWQTLAAYIAMWGEQVDVHSPAISAALDRLDTHLDTGVWRACARASMGEAAPESAVDASVERWREAWVVLRRWFDGPDSQARSLRRQLRDLVSPWARNMGILMGSAGTVSRRGDLLALATAIERAESDDVAWRLWDVTTGLFSARHLLVAAPSAEDQRLSWAEAPPAPIATRFREQGARAVAGRVSRAPSFAEGRRLSRLARQQREAGREEAIARLRARSGTRVGTWPPIDREELTVLLDLFATVTRLSRHGDGHDRTAVTEDGRWRVRLTEPEPGAVVVLDSPDGALAVRDWHFEMTPA
- a CDS encoding TIGR02678 family protein, whose protein sequence is MTQSTRELQVAFTSLLATPALSRAASPEIFHLVRRHQHRLAEWFDTRLGYRLVLSATTARLVRLASPTGVVSPAPFETVPRRALVLALLAAAVAEDADEITSTQELSDRVSVLSAREEVGVEAYDPDRFAERRTFVQGLGMLLRAGALVPLARRDEDAREGWAHQRDQVGGAYQVQREMLLRLVHPANLTAALRAGPHGPRTDGPGGHGPTDTAEHPARFGVMRRIVELPVCLVADLAPREQEYLAGQRPRIAQWCEEMTGWTLEHRREGVALVPDHEGGTDLPFPRPRARDFAALMVLGELVRAAPPAGSAAPVVSREDLLGAADRVRTTYPRAMTKDLAGTGAVADRSVELLVALDLLRPGPAPGSWHLMPAAARFRDPAVSVADPPRDEAQPRPKKQSTLFDTEVFS
- a CDS encoding TIGR02680 family protein, which codes for MMDPGRWLAAQATGALPLPTRQRWQPLRVGIVNLWEYDRAEFWCADGRLILRGANGSGKTKVLELTTLMLLRGEIAPAVLDPFGSRNRTMGYNLLASGQGDDPRPVVDAATGYSWVEFGRLDDHGDPQFVVAGVGASARRAAGNPAITSWRFVTHLRPGRDLELVQDRRVLPEKELRALPGMTVFSSAAAYRERLSTEIFGLSAGAYDNLTNLLRELRVPKLGERLNPATLAATLRDALPPLASHEVSQLADGWDGLESLRERMAQTERAARAVARYVADSWRPWARAVVEQRASEMAVATSRLDRTTRDRRQAQESLTASEALVETTRVDEAEAGAELQRQRAALAELMESEAYRDAQQAEHRVTSLRDETRRLTTQAEDAATRLAAAERDRTDVASRHAGAEDRLTEAVDARERAADLLHGTAGPAGVVVTLPEDALTAALHALRATVQRRSERLRHLRTLSAEHQRAARTAEGSGTELSTREADLAGAQHDADGRADALDAAVSSLQSALVTWAGQLRELDGAAWLPRWEDAVAQLDVPNSDPPVLRDLVDEATTSPRQLLTAELGRLTAVRSEIDRRLDRTVEDLRRERSTTEQSVPEPVGWRRRERPASGPHGAPFWRCVEPVGLDDDAAATLEAALAAAGVLDAWVSETGALLSAPDGAAEAEVVLRPGTHVDGPTLTAVLAPAEGCPLPGETVTALLAAIGWGRPPEPADTWFDPDGTWSLGPLTGRAAPLQPASYLGATAREAARLRRIALLEMQERDLRADLGAASRALQGVRDRLARLDTEVRTVPVDHDARAARTALASALRAVADAEQRAAATRRRHEENLGAVSQARAALTRYASEHGFSPDDVPAQEEALRAFSEALERLGHAVAIEDERRRAAADAHDALDVATARVAVENEGRARRVAELEECRTRLHTLERMMRKDHSEVLAERQRIDDHVRELETSVRELGQTLLAATVEAEKARGVLDRHEEAYVEAEGRRDRAMAAWWVAADAGLLSALEIDAPERHTVETARVSARAARGSLSVSADELAAAVDRAWRSCFAATARLAEELATERDARHRQEADAVLQGFEILADPDAGWQRPDLAEQSLTEQLHRQRAHFDEEQHRVLATLLGSTFIEHLKERLDYTQRTFTRINDRLAEHPTRQGQSVRLRWEPDSQDPEAGQVIHALSRGFDQLTAERQEQVRQFLSRRIEDARDNAEADGQDWRESLHHALDYRTWLRITLQYRAGRESAWVPFDAATHGSKSGGEKVVLLSQPLFAAAVVAYDSALPTAPRWVWLDEAMTGVDAELKASFLGLTVDFDLDLMLTAHDEWGTYPSVPAVAIYDLAREKGFPGVDSVVYLWAGGRRVRVADVAAGPGTSAAAVDVESELDLEGARG